The nucleotide window tccgaatggcagcgattagatcctcgaaccgttccaaatggtccataggatgctcgtgcggtaacccagagtagggtatctgcgacacgaaagtgtagtattgaggcttcagctcgaaattctgcttctggatctccggaagtcgaatcgctgatctattggaatagtactcatctgggcgattgtagtcggccagtggtttcgatcgagcgtcctcatctacaggttgagcagctcctgtagcatcagcaacagggattacagttccctgagcatctattttctgacctgttgcattacgcagatgaccggcctggtcatacaggtttccgttctcatcctgagttagaataataatgtttaccatttttgacgacatggtatcgatcgacgtacgcggtgcaGTATCGATCGTtatcgaacgattgggatcgatcgacgatgacggtctggtgtcggtcgacggttgattGTGCGTATCaatcgacgacgaagtggttgcgtcgagcgatgtggaatgttgacctctacggatggtgcgttccaaatgagcaggatcgtctgagaacagcaagtctttctccttattgcttctggtaccgctgggcatgcacctgaaaagacaagaaaaagaaaaattattagaaaaagagggtaaagaaaagtaaaagaattaataaaactaaatctaatggcgatcaaagctccccggcaacggcgccaaatttgataccactcaaattaccctaaagagtgttactctcatcaaaagaggttcagatgtagtacttagggatcgaatccacaaggagctagggaacaattaaatctagtgtttattaattttaaaggttgtaatgttttaaatgaaatagcaatagtaactagcgagtaaatgataaatgtaacttaggttggaaatgatattagatgcagggccactattcaagTGTTGGatattataattcctatagatgcctaattgttgcatgcatgatatattagagctcattcgcttaactcagtgatcagctgtcgcatgtaccactggttaacagactagatcttgtgtctcacctaGATGCAGAcgcaagagagtgtcgatcgatagtctattaagatgtcgaccgatacacctttgccaacatcgatcgattgtcagttgagggtatcgatcgacgggttctagccagacctgtgcgcgagtatgaaaaagctctactaagattctaaattggcggttagccctctctagcaatcctaatatgatagatagatgtcaggatgggataacaagggtgcttgaatatgcaatcctatgatcaagttctagttagctaggctaaaacaagcaatgaatacaaatctatcatgaatatcacaacaaggcagatctatagtttggggctaatcccacaaacctatctgaaccctagatctaacagttgaactactcagacatagcaaagcaattcatatcaatagataaatagaatctcatagaatagatgataagaaaatgaaacaaggagttccaatcacaagtgatcttctctccaaataaaacttgtaacaaaactaggtctagaaaagaaagCTCTCTCTGCTGTTAAAACACTtgaagtatatattctactaggttaaaaactcgtcaaggcattttggtaatttggcttggccttggtttttaagtctgctgaatccaaaatgtcgcgtctggtgtcttgacatcgatcgatggtacttgtgtacatcgatcgatattaatcttcatctgtcgaggtatttcctgatatcgatcgtcagcactgatgtgcatcgatcgattattcttcctctcgtcgacctctaagtggtcagctcggatgaaatgtcttttaagctccaaaatgctctaaagtcatagctttactccgaaatgcatctgaacctgaaaacatacctagaagagtagaaaacatagatatatatatagtaaaatactaatataccgtggataaaaatgggtcaaatccaaggtacatcactaaccgttgagacacgagatctagtctgttaaccagtgaaacatgcgacagctgatcactgagttaagcgattgagctctaatatatcatgcatgcaacaattaggcatctatagatattataatctccaacacctgaatagtggccctgcatgtaatatcatttccaaccaagttacatttattatttattcgcttgttactattgctatttcatttaaacatttacaacctttagaattaataaacactagatttaattgttccctagctccttgtggattcgatccctaagcactacatctgaacctcttttgatgagagtaacactcattagggtaatttgagtggtatcacccACCCACCTCTCttggaaaacataatttttttccaTTTCTCCCAGTGTATTCATCTTTTTGGTGGATTTGAAGTCCACCAGAATTGAGCAATGGCACTTGCTAGGTATTCACATATCTCCAAAGGAAGCATGAAAGTAGACATAACGTAAGTCGGAAAAGCTAACAAAATGTATTTAATCAACACTTCCTTCTCTCCCTTTGAGAGCCATCTACCTATCAATCTATTCACTCTATGCATCAACTTATCCTTGAAAAATGCAAAGGTTTGCCCTTGGAACCACTTATATCTGGGATACCTAGCTAAGTTTTCATTCCTCCTTCGTTTTGTATTCCGAATGCATCTTTAATTTCTTGTCTAATATTTGCATTAATCCGTTTACCAAAGAGTACGAACGATTTATCAAAGTTGATACATTGACCTGATGCTTTACCATAAttcctgactactttcattacttcttcaAATTCACGGGGTTCtgccttacaaaagaaaaggctatcatcagcaaagagaaggtgggatTCCGAAGGACACGTGCGTGTGACGCGCTTCCCCGTTATCTTCCCTTAGCTCTTTTCATGATTGAGAAGGCTAATGAGCCCTTCCGTACATagaataaaaaggaaaagagaCAAAAGATCTCCTTAGCGTATGCCTCGACCAGGAACAATATTTCCTCTTGAATGTCCATTCATGAGTACCTTATATTTCCCTGACGTAATGCATCGCATTATCTAGGTGATCCATGTCTCTGTAAAATCCATCTTACGCATGACAACTTCAATAAACGACCATTCCATCCTGCCATATGCTTTgctaatatatgttttaattgtcatattttttactGCATCCACTTGGTTTAGTTCTCAGAGCGTGGAACATTTCTATAATTTATgtagtatatttttgtttgtaattATATGTGGATTTGATATCTACCTAATCATGGTCAAATGTTATGAATGTTCTAgggaaaaaatagaaaacagtTAATATGCATATAATTTAtgtatctaaactattaaaagggaaataCAAATAGTATTTAGCCCTAAGTTTTTTACAATATTTACCAACATATACCACTAACattaaaactcaatattttgattatttaatatgatttattcaaattaaatttaataattcaaaatcaaaactactcatttatcaaataatattttcttatttctaATCTTGCAAATCACATCAAACATTTATTATTAacctcaaaatgattaccttccaTAATATATTCCTATATTTAAGAAATCCTTTAAAAATTTGATATCAATCAACAACCACAACATCCTCGTTTGTTCCTATTCTTGCAGATAAcgtaaaaaatctaatatttaaaaacctTTATTCGATAAGAACTAACAAACAGACCATTCTCGGAATAAGACTGTATATCATATTCGCTATTTAATActaaaaattcacaactaacaAAATCTTAGTTATTAATACGCGATTGTTTCAACCCTTTACTAACAAGCTATATATACCTATTCCCCAATTGCTTCAACACCATATCATTCTACGAAAAATCACAAATAATCGAAACAAATCAGTAGATCAGTAGATTAGGAACAACCTTCGTATGCCATTATCTTCAGGCGTAATCAATAGATCTATTTTCTGTAATCCTTTTAGTGAAAAAAATCACAGGCGTTTAAGAATATCTCACCAGAACAACAGACATCGCCGCCGAAGAGATCAGTAGGAGAAACCAATTTTATATTGGAAAGTAAAAAGTCACTAAAGGCAATCATTATATGGCCTTTGATTTGTTCTTCAGGTCCACTAATTTTTGGGTTACAAATGATAGTAATTTTTGTATCATAACCAAAAGGCCAAAATCAATTCATATAATTAGGCTTTGTTAATATAATTACTACAGATACATATTTTTTTGGAGTTACTTTTCCAATTAGTTTCATAGtttttatcgatttttttttctttttaaagctatataaacaaaagaaaaaaaattattttccaattttttcatataattactacaaatttctttttttttctttttaatgctctatttttttattttaatatatttttaaatatattttttcttatttaataataCTATTAAACCTCAACTACATGCTCTAATATTATatactttatgtttagtttaccaagcaaaataaaaaaaaatacaatataagaaGAATAAAACCTCATAGTTTATAAATGTACACTAAACCGAATAATAAAGATGCACCAATGTTAGAACTCAATAACATACGAAACAATAacatgaatttttcaaaaccacgaaaaaacatataattacatAGAACATACATCCGCGCGGGCGAGCGGGTCAAAAGCTAGTTATGTTTATGTTTGTAATTATGTGTGGATTGGATATCTACCTAATCATGGTCAAATGTTTATGAATGTTCTAGGGggaaataggaaaacaaggttCAAAACTAAGCTTGTGACTCGGTTCCGTGTAGATCCGTTCAGTTCAGGGTCTATCAGTTATAGAGAAATTGTATCTAAATAGTACTTGGTAGGATTTTGACTTGGATCCGGTTTGGTTTCACTgtttattaaatgaaaatatatttgtatacttTAACCGCACTATAGAATTAGTTAAAGTGTCTGAGCGGTCACAAACGCCTTTATAGTTAAGAatatctccaaaagaaactctataacttcaaatatagagttttttgttctccaaaatagaacttcaaaacttcaaatttggaGTTTGAGgaatgaaacttcaaatttaaagtttcactactcaaaacttcaaatatgaagtttcatctttttattttcattttgatcCAAATAATTAgttacacatcacatttatgattcttaagtattttctcatttatcgttttaatccttaatttttttatatttcataaatatttcaaatttgttttataaattcaaaatttacacataaaattaaataaaaatttgaaatataatttataatattttaagactataattagacaacaagaatattacaaaagaaagttaatacttttttaaaaaatatgataaatgaagacataactatttgacaaatttaaatattacaaaaacactaataataaatttactCCAAAACctccaaaatttataaaatattgtccaaacaaatgTTGTGTAACCCAAGATGGAgcattacaaaaataattttgtggAATAATGtggtatattattttttagtttaatacttaattatttatttttatttacaattttatatattttatgtaagattttattaattaatatttaatgttatatatttaatgtaagattttattaataaatattactgtaatatttttgtatatgttctagttatttataaaagttatatggatttatattaattaaaaaaaatataaagaccataatgtaaaatacaaataattttgaaattgagtttgaagttttgcttttggagaagaaaattttgaaatttcaaatttagagGTTTGCAactttttggagatgctttgGTGTTGCAGAACTAAATTCTGTTACGAGGCCCATTTGTGTGAGAGGCCATTAGACTAATGGGTTAGATTATATGGGCTAGATCACAGAGTGTCTTTAACTTAATCTAGTAATAAGAGTATATGAGGAGAAGTGAGAATGCGAGAAAGATCATCTAGAGATTAGATCACTAATGTTAATGGAGAGATGAGAGTACCTTCTTTCAATTCTCTCACGTTTGTAAACACTTTTATTATCAATATTACCAGTACTAGATCttttgtccgcgctacgcgcggattatatctttttaaattttgtctCTATATATCTAAATTGCTTAGCAAAGTTTGTAAGACATAAGTtgagttttagattttatagAGAAGTATAgatttgctcaaaaaaaaatagagaagtataggttttaaaaaaacaatgataaaattgtttaaaatgtaAACAAATCTAAGTATCAAGTTGTGTGGGAAAGAGAATAGTAATCCGAATGATGCATGAACTAAAGTCATTCTTTGCTGCATGTTTTTGAATGATATCTTATTCGCCCTTTGAAATGCTTTATGTAATCAATTGATTTGTTGAAGTAGAAATTTGTTGCTGGTGATGAACTGAGTAATAGTTTGCCTGGAAAATATTGGATATTATTGttctgttgataaaaaaaaatatttagatatgTATTATTTCTTgatgtgttttaaaaaattatgtaccTTGAAAAAGTTTAGGAATTATGCTTGTGATGATGACAACTTAAAATTTCCTATTCTTCTTGCTTTGTAAGATGCTAAAATATGTTGCTTGTTTGTCGCACAGTATGAGTTTAACCATTGTCGACCTGAGATAGAAGTTTATGTATGAAGAGGATTATGATTTCGTTTTTAGCTATTGTGTTAGACTTGCATGTTCAGCCGTAGACCAATCGTGGCATCTGTATTGATTTCTGGGTAGTAcggatttattttttgtattatgaGTATCTGCCCGACAACATCTGCACATTGATTTTGAGTTAGAATAAACATCCatgtttgtttaattaatattgGGATGACTTACTTACCTGGTAAGTAGGTGGGTGTAGTGGCTAAGCGCAACAGATTTTTGTAATTCTGAGGAGAGAAAGTGTGAACTGGAAATATTGGACCGATGTCTACAACTTTTGATGCTATTGTCTTTTGGTCAATCTGGATGTAATACGGCAGTTGGGTGAGTTTTCGATGTCGTGAATTATGTATGACAGAAAATCCTGAAAACTCATATATGTCTCCCTCGATCATATTTTTTGGGTCATTTGGCTGAATGTTTCCGGTGAGCCGACCTTCTAATAGTTGTCCCTGAAAGTGAACAAATTATGTTGTGCCGAACCATTTAAGTAGATAGTGAGcagtttaaattaaatatgttgGATTGggaaatacatatatatgtatatgctaAAGTTTAAATTAAAGGCTTACGTGGTGGTCGTAGCACATGAAGCCAATGCAAATTTGAGTATTATTTGTTTGGTGTTTTCTGATGTCCAAACACTTCTTATACATACCGTGATAGGACGCACTGAAATCCCTTCCTGAAGTTGGTGGATTCGTTGAGAAATGTGTTGCATGTGAGATGTCactataaattacaaaagaaacttgagattagaaacaaattaatttttctttttaataaaaaattaaaattagtatattgagtttttttgtttctaataaATAGTTAGTTAACCCTATATATaagacaaataataatataagaaaaaaatctaattatatcttaattatataattatttgttttaaaataatcacaTTGTAACTGCATATCTTAAGAGATATaacatgtttaaaataaaatttaacaacaaatatctctacatatgaacaaagaaaaaataaattattaattcaatattaaaatttattcataTGCTTGAGACtttactaaaaattaaaaaaaaattaatttaatatattattatattaatttgggTAATTTGGAATCAGACACTGTAATTGGTATTAGGATTTCtttacttattaaatgaaacattttggtcatttacATTCATGTGGTTTATTTTTGTGACTAAAACTTGAGAATTATCTTTTAGAAGAATTACCCCTACTTTAATTAGAATTGCGATTTTAGATATGTTATAATATTGGGATTGAAGTTTAAAATGttactaataaaaataatattaataaattgaaaataaaaaaaatttaaaaagtttcaaaaagtattttcaaattacgAACAGAAAATTTGgggaaaaaaaattagaaaaaacaaatttggaaatttttctttaaaaatttcGAATTAGCAAACacataatctaaaaatataaaagaatacttatttttattatatttttatacatttttatcatatatttctctgaattcaacaaaaatatttttattttaagtatattaaaattatgattaattttctTACTTGCATTTACGTTAGTTGTTGTcatagatatgtatatatatttcaggAAGATCAAAGAGGTAAAATgatgaccaaaatgttttattaaagaggtaaatatacatttataccttTATGGCTAACTAATACAAACCTTAGGATATAGAGATAAGGGTGGGAAATTGGGActgaagtttaaaattttattaaataaaaataacactaatatattaaaaataaaaaatttaaaaatagttacaaaagtattttcgaaaATATACTCTTTTGcaccataaatatatattatagttcaTATAGTAGAATAACGATTTGCCATATTTTGCCATATCATTCTATATACAGTTTGAATGTGTATATTGTTATCTTGAgccttgaacaaaaaaaaaactgaaaccgcataaaaagaaaaacaaaccaaTTGCTGGACCCttgaaatttttattacttttctCAGAGAAACAGGCAGAAGATTATATATTTACCTGCATATTCTATGGGCTGGTCAGAGAGTGGGCTATCCATTATGTTGAGTCGGCGATCCTTGCAACCAACCTATTACAAATTAGGTATATGTATTAGGTTTACTTTGAAAACGTGTACGTTCTTCGACGTATCCAAAGAATGATGGGTTTTTTTTGAGAGAtggattgtttaagtttttttatttcatacgcAAAACAATGATGAGTTTTTGGGAGAGCTTGATTAAACATAAGCTaactatgtttttttaatttccaCAACTAAAAACACAGCAGAGCTTTATAAGATTTCATCAAAATCACTACACTCTGGTTAAACCAATCATCTCAGAAGGTTAATGAATGGCCAAAAAAGAGCAAGACCAagcttttcatattttaaaaagagagcaaaatcgAATGAAACTCAAAGCTTCACCACATAGATTAAGAGCAGAACATGGTAAATTAATCAAAAGCCATATATTACTGTGAAACCAATCAACACAAGGCTGAGTAATCTGAGACTGACCAAATAATAAGGTTAATAAAATTACTTAGGTTGATTGATTTTGTGTTAATAGCAAAAGAATATATCAGACACGTAATTGTAGCTATTTTCTAAAGTGTAAGAGGCAATATTCGTGTATAAATGTGTAAATATTAGCAATCTTAACCTCACCTTTTCAGGCAAACCAGGTTCCATTTGGGTAGTATTGCAAAGAACAAATAGAGCAGGAAATAAAGTCCACATGACCCAATTTAAATATCGAACCTAAAAGTATAAAGCATCAGATACATCAATACTAAAATGTTTAACAAAAAGAAGTAGCAAACATAAGGATAACCAAAAAAGTTTTAACAAAGATAGTTCAGATGCTGCAAAGACAAAGTTTGGATATGAAAGAAACAAAGCACAATAACTTAATAAACAAACCAGTACCTAAAACCTATTAGCCACATAAGACCATTACTTAAACTGCAGCAACACACAATCACTGCATAAGAGGATAGGCTGGGCTTTATTAGCCACTCTTGGAACGCTTtgattcaagtgattcaagactCTCAGAGGATTTTCTAACCCTATCACCAGCAGAATGCTCAAAGCTTGTAGAAGAACCAGATTCATCACCTACACCCTTCAAAACATCATCGGACACTGCTGGAGTAGTGCCTTCTTCCAAGTGTGCTATAGCAAGTGGAGCTTCTGGTGGAAGTATCTTTGTGACAGTTATGGTTTGAGTCTTGCCTGTTAGGTTATGATCTGAGACTTTGACAATGAACTTGTGCGTGTGCCCTATCGTATCAAGTAAAGCTTGCGGAACCGGCACGGGATGGTCAGCTCCTAATCCCTCATTTGACTAACAttcaataaattaatttttagttaGACCAATATGAGGCTCAACATAGACAGACTTGAAATTACCTCAAAATATTTGGCAACCAATTCGGATGCATGCTTCCCAGTCAACTCTTTACCAGCATCACCAAGAATGGCAAAAACTGCTTGTTCACTCTTGTCATAAACAGCAATCTTAGTGAGATATCTGCAATGAAAGATGATTAGTTATTATTTCTTGcaaaaagtagataaaatactGTCTAAAATACTTACTGAGGAACGCCTGTAACCTCCCTTCTCACACACTTCTTATTGTTGCAAATCAGTGAAGTAGGCCCTTTGATTGCCTTACTATTACATCCACCGCAAGAAATATAATACCAAGAAGAACACTGGACAATATCATCTATAGTTGCTGTGCACTCAAACCAAGCAACCTGCAAAATTGAGAAAAATAAACTTCATAAATACCCAAGCATGTCACAATGAATGATAAAACAGATCAACTTTGTACCTTAGCAGTCTCCTGCTTGATGTAAGAGTATAGCTCCTCTAGTGTTACTGGCTCAGGCTTAGTGACAACCTCTGCCGTAATCTTATTAGCAATGTCCAAGTTAGAGCTCAGCCTGAGGAAATTGAGGAACACAAAAATATGTTAGAGAGTCACATGAAATGACAAAGCAGAAGCTGTATGAAAAATGATCTGACTACAGAAATGCCTACTATGCAAGATAATCCTTGGTAGGCTGGACATCAGTATCCATAAACACTCTAGATGATGCCATAGAAGCAAGAGCAAGGGTTCCTGATCATAACAAATAAATTgattaccaacaaaaaaaatataaaggaaGAAAGCTATAGACTTGCAACGATTATTTCATTAATATTATCACATATTGTATTGAAACATTTTAAGTAAAATGATAACCTCCAAGATGTTTAGGGTTTACTGTGGTGACCAAAAGAACGGTTGGAGTCCGTCCATACGATATGAACTTCTGGCAGAACTCGGATGCAGCATTGTCCCATAGATAGAGCTTCATCACTGGTCCGCTGTGTAAGGATAAAAaccatttgttaaaaaaaagtacACAGAGATTGCgtctaaaaaataaataaacaaacttaCTCATGTGTTTGTACATGAACACACAGATGCCGCCTCTCTGCTATGTCAACTTCATCAAGAGCAGTGTGGTCAGTGATAGTCTGCCCATTCACCAGTTTCATGTGGCCAACATAATCTGAAATAGAATATATAAAGGTCCCAGATATCAGACTTATACAACTAATATCATTTCAAACGTGTATAGAAGTTATTCATCAGCTGTTCACAAATCACATAtctactataaatatgtaaaaaaactCATTGAAATAGTAGTTACTGGATGTGATTAATTATTctaaccaaaacataaatatgtaacAAAATGAATTGAAATAGTAGTTACTGGAGGTGATTAATTATAACCTAAAGATCTAagtataaacacaaaaaaaagtcAGCAGAGCTTACCATAAAGATCAAGTCTGCGGTCGCAGTTGGCCTGAAACTCCTCGTAGCTATGGAACCTGAACCTGTCTTCGAGAATTGGGACCGGATGGTTCACGAGAACTTTCAAATCATAGTTCCAAGAGAACGAAATGGTGGCCCTATGATCAGCAACCCGAAACTGAACTTTGCTTCTGGATCCAAAGAAGTTACTCAGTTTATAAATAGAACCTGATGTCAGTTTATACATCCCAACCCGACCTGCTGTAATAAAACCTTGGACGACAGTTCCCTATAAATCATTTGGAATTGACATATCAGAAATACCATCTCAATCAACCAATTTTAAAAcagtataaattaataaagaaCAATTTTTAGAAGAACCTCTTCGTCAATAAGAAGCATCTCCTGTCCGATGAGTTCTTTCGTGTTTGGATTTCGAGCCTCCCAAAAGTGAATCAGACGAAACCTCAGCTCAGCTTCGTGTGGGCCGAATGAAACATCTCTGAAGAACATTGATCGGTCGCCATGCGCGGAGGAGAGAGAAACAGCAGATTTTTGCTTCTTCGGAATGTCAGATGAAACAACACTCTTGCCGTTAGGTTTCGCCGCAATCGCCGAGGCAGCAGTAGACTTCCCGTGTGGCTTCATAGTCACGGAGGAAGCGAACTTCTTCTCGTTGGTCTTCTGATCGCTGGAGACTGCAGAATTGTCTTTGGATTCCATCGAGATAGTTACTTGAGAGAATCTTATGGATTTTAATGGAAACATAAACTATGGAAAGAGATTTATAAATAGAGAAACAAAGAGGAAGATGAAAGGAATTCATTGATTAAGTTCAATAAGATGATTGATTAGATCAGATAGTGGTGAAACGGATCTGGAGAAGAGTAACGAAAGAGGTGGAAGGGGAAAggcaagagaagaagaagatacgaCAGTCG belongs to Brassica rapa cultivar Chiifu-401-42 chromosome A07, CAAS_Brap_v3.01, whole genome shotgun sequence and includes:
- the LOC108870598 gene encoding uncharacterized protein LOC108870598, whose protein sequence is MFPLKSIRFSQVTISMESKDNSAVSSDQKTNEKKFASSVTMKPHGKSTAASAIAAKPNGKSVVSSDIPKKQKSAVSLSSAHGDRSMFFRDVSFGPHEAELRFRLIHFWEARNPNTKELIGQEMLLIDEEGTVVQGFITAGRVGMYKLTSGSIYKLSNFFGSRSKVQFRVADHRATISFSWNYDLKVLVNHPVPILEDRFRFHSYEEFQANCDRRLDLYDYVGHMKLVNGQTITDHTALDEVDIAERRHLCVHVQTHDGPVMKLYLWDNAASEFCQKFISYGRTPTVLLVTTVNPKHLGGTLALASMASSRVFMDTDVQPTKDYLA